TGGATGGTGTGGAGGGATGGAGAGGGGTGTCTCAGAAATGTCCAGCGAACACTCCCTCCCGGATGGAGAGAGCTGGTCCAGGGGAGGGCAAGCTGTGAGCAAGAGCCcggagaggcagggctggggcatgTGCACAGCTGGGGAGGCTGGCGTGGCTGGTCTCTGCAGAGGCCAGGAAGGTGCATCTTGGAAGCGGGCACATGGCCTTGGAAGTCAGGACGGTGCCTCTTAATGCCCGTGGCACGGAGTCACCAGGGCTATCGGGGGAACTCTCCTTTCCCTCGTTAGGTTCTGAGTGAGGCGACCGTGAGTCTTGGTTGTCCAGAACAGACCTGATTGATGCTTGTGAATCACTCCTCCTCTCACTTCAAAAGGTTTCCAGCCTAGGCACATGGCAAGGTCACTTGATTCTTGAGCTGTCATCTTTAACTTCTGTGAGCCCTTACCTCACTGAGCTGTTTTAAGGGTTATTCGTGAGGTGCCTGGGATGGACCCTGACACAGCCTGGCCATTGGCACATGGTTATGACGTGAGGACAGCTGTGTCTCTGTAGGACTCCCTGAGCAGACGCTCTGGGAGATACAGGTTGAGTTGGATCAGGAGAGGGCGGCTGGGTAGACTAGGACAAGTCTGAAACTGAGAAATCTGGGCTTTGTTTAGAGGCTAATACTATTACAAGAGAGCAAGAGGAAGGTGCTTTTAACATCAGAGTAACTTTATATTTATGACGAGAAGGAAAAATAGTTACCCATAAATGTGCTTTGAAATTCACATCAAAAGACTTTTCTATAAGCTCGTCTGGGCAGTCGAGGAACTTTCTGCCTGTTACGATTCCAGCATTGTTGATTAGGATGGAAACGTCACCAACTTCTTTCTTAACCTGAATTAAATAGTAAGAGCAGAACCACGAATGCAGCACAGGCACGGCTCGGCTCCAGGCCGCCCGCAGTAAAGTGGATATCGCAATAAAACGAGTCACACAACTTTTTTGGTTTCCCATTGCgtataaaagttacatttacactatactgtagtctattaagcgTGCAATAGCATATGTCTAAAAAAGTACattcttaattaattttttttgataaaaaatgctaaccatcacctgaggcTTCAGTGAGTTGTGGTAGTAACAAAGACCGCTGACGAGAGATCCCTGTAACAAATATAACAGTATTGAAAAGATAAGAAATActgtaagaattaccaaaatgtgacctTGAGACACGAGGTGAGCAAATGccgttggaaaaatggtgccaatagacttgctcaaggCAGGGCTGCTACAAGCTTTCAGTGTGTGAAAAACCTTCCAATTGTAAAGAACACAGAATCTGTGACTTGCAATGAAGCAGAGCACAGTAAAACGAGGTTTGCCCATAATCCCTTCCGTGATCTGGGTTTACTTTCCCTTAGTTTTACGTGCTTCCAGGCCCTGTTAACCCAGAACGAGTTAAACACTCTCAAAACAAAGTGTGTTTTATTTCCTCTGCAGAGGCAGTGGTGCACTAGAGACCCAGGTCTGATGCCTTAATTCTCATTCCCCTACTTCTTGTGGCGGTCCCCACGCTGCAACACTACTTTCCTTCTACTGGTGGAGCCAGTCTTGTGCTCAGTGATGAGCAACTTTGTCCTGGGCTCTGTGTCAGCAGCGCATCATTTGAATTACCGCGATGGGACCCCAGGCGTTACAGCTGTGCCGTGTGAATCAAGACCCAGCACACGGAGTGAGTAGGGAGGGCGAGGAGGGTGTGTGATACTCCCACACGTGCTACAGACACACAGCACAGCTCCGAGCCCGTCTGTCCTGTTTTCATCAGCTGACTGGTTCTCCTCCCCACCACGAACTTTTAGGCGTAAGATCTGTGAAGTAGGAGTCAGAGGGGGTCCCGTCTGCTGCTGTCACCCTGCCcacagtaggttctcaataaCTTTCGTTTTAGAGATAAGAATTCTGGGAGTGCCACTGGCACCTTCCGCTTGCAGCAGACCTTCAGTGTGTGAAGCTGGCTCTTGGTCAGAAACGGGCTCAGGATGTTCCAGGCTTGATGACAGGTGGTGGGGCTGTCCCTTTGCACCTCTTCGTGTTTTGAGTTTTGTTCCTGTCATTTGTGTCACACAGCAGGGGCCTTGTCCCGCAAATCAGAGGGAACCCTGGGTCACAGCTGCTGTGGGCTGCCAAGAGGCTCCGAGCAGGACCAGTTACATCGCtaggcctctgtgtgtgtgcgtgcgtgcgcaccTGCCTGTGCAGGTGGTGCAGTTTGGCACAGGGAGGGTGTATCACTGAAGCCAGGCGGATGCTCCCACCTTTGTCACCTGCTGCTGTGCAAGGCCTGGGTCTCAGCCACGAGGGTGACGTGTGCTCGGTAACTGCTAGCCAGCTAGATCTGCAGCCTCGGGGAAACTTAGGATGAAATCAAGGCTGAGGAAACCTCACGTTTTATGTTGAAGTTTTCAGATAAAAGCACTGGAAACAATCTAACTTAAAGTCTGATGCAGAGAGAGGCTAAAATATTCAATCAAATCCGAGTGGCACAGCGGTGAGAGTTGCTGAGCCCTGCGTGGGGGAAAACCACGCCGGTTAGGGCTGCAGGCTGGAGGCTGATGTCCCAGCTCAGCCAGGGACGGCAAAGCTACAAGTGACATCTCAGAGGGATAGCAGGTGCATGATTCCTCTGCCACCAAACATGTGACTAAAGCCTGCTATCATAAACTTGATGTGCGAAGCATCAGACTTGAAGTTCAAAGCAGGCAACACCAGGGTTTTGTTATCCATGACTTGCATCTTGGCTGTACAGAAAATTGTATGTTTATGACTCCTACTTTAAATATACTAACCTAAGCACTTGTGACAGGCTTTTTCATGTCAGTAGTCTTCCGTGCTATTGTCTATTTCCTACATAgggttatccttttttttttttttaaaaaagggttgtCTTGCTCCAAAGtctacttttttccctttaaattagTACAGAAAGGCATCAGGAGTATTCAGCCTCTGCTCCGTCAGGGAGAAAAGGGCGTCACTGTCTGTGACTTAACTCTACATTTAACTAGTACTGATCGATGATAACCCAATACAGTTCTCATCCTTGGGCGGAGGATCAGCTTGCCCACATTGTGTTGTTTTCATAAGGGGCCCAGGACTGACATCTTAGGGAGGATGCAATAGATTTTAGTatttcatagttttcttttttgaatccattattttcctcattttaagaaTGTGGCAACAGCCTGTTCAACCTTCAAAGACAAGCCTCCCGTATTAGTTGTGCCCTCCTGCCGGCAGGATTTTGTCACGAACGTCCTCGCTCTGGAATCAAGAATCCACAGGAAGACCGTGCGTTCCCCTGTCTAATCTCACCTGCCGGGGATGGCTGGTTTGAGGTTCCCAGCCACTACTTACTAGTCCTGGCGGGCAACAGGGAAAGGTCTGCTTCTACCAGTGACCACATGGTTTAAGAGATGAAACAATCTTGAAATTTGACTTTGGATATCAGGAATCAGTAATAAACCTTAAGAAATTTTCACAGATGCTACaaatagagggtttttttttttccgttgcAACCTTGCAGTCAATTGGAAGTACGCCAACAAATCAATTCTGATTTTCCTCGTCTAAGGGAGCACTGCATACACAGTCATGTCACATGCATGCCCTGTGAAGGGTGAGTGGCAACTCCATAGTTCCAGTATGGTCTTGTGTTTATTATTCATAATACTGTCTCATCTGGGAGGCCGAGTAGCAAGGTGGACTTTCTGAACTCGGTGCcaagctgggagctggggacacAAGCTCTCAAAGTTTTTGGGGACCTTGGAGATAAAACACTGTTATACAGCTCTGAAACTCTGCACCCAGATCATCCCTCTAAGGGATAAAACTCCTCTGGTACCTTCCCTCTATCAAGAACAAGAAGAAGGAATGGTTGGTTTAGAGTTTCAATCTCTTATGCTCTTTCGTGTTTAAATAGGAACCAGACTGCTTAAGAGTGGCCGTGGAAGTCGTCTGCATCAGTGTAAGTCAACACGCCAGGTGATCGGTGCTCCAAGTGCAAAGAGCTGAAATTGTCAGGGTGACTGCGGCAGACACCCCTGCACTCTGAAGGGTGGTCCCGGCATAAGCCCACGCCAGCTTGTCAGTTTGGATCCCTAGACTGACCCGGGCAGCCTGCGTTCGGTGATGGTAGGAACTGATGtgtaaaatataaagcaaaagacAAACTTAAAAGTTAGAAGCCCACCTGCCAGggacctgcaaacctttccactAGGGAGTGACACAGGAAGCAGCAAAGAGACCCTGGTTAGAGCCTGCAAGCTGTGAGAGAGCCTGCCGGCACGGTTGGGCTGCCAGTCACAAGCCCGTCCGCTTCCCTCCTTGTGAAATCGGCAATTCTGAGATCCACAGAAAAGTGGCCCGGGAGAGTGATGTGTGGACCAATGAGAGGCCAGGGAAATCCTCATGAAGGAAAAGAGGTAGCCACAAACACGTATGTACCTCGGTGAATGAACACGCTACCCTCACCCCTGGCCACCGGCGCTCTGGTTTCCTGAGAGCACTCTTTCTAAGTGCATCTGTCTCATCGCCAAAGGAGCAGCTACAGCTAAGGATCTTTGGGATGAATAGAATATTCTGATTTCCATCTGACAACTTAAGAGAAATGCATGTTCAGTGGCAAGCACTGTCAGGAGTTGGGGAAACAACCAGACTTAAAATCAGACTAGAGACGGGTTCACGTCCTGGCTGAGTCACGTGCTAGTTCTGTGACCCTGAACAGGTTATTTCATATCcctgtttttcagtttctttacccTCAAAGAGGGGTGCCACCACCCATCTCTTACACTGACTGTAATGGGGTCCAGCACGGCCAGCACGCGTGCTGGTTAGAGGATGTAACTCAGAGTCAGCGGACTCAAGTCCCAGCTGTCGCTCTGCCACTCGTTACCTGTGTTTCTCAGGTGAGCAACGTGCCTGCCCTAggtctccatttccttatctgtgaagtgGAGGTAGCGATCGGTCTGGCTTTATAGGATTATGGTACAGTTCATATAGGGTGCTTAGCATGGTGGATTGCAGTGGTGAAAACTCAAAAATGCTCATTCCCACCCCCCCAGTACTTTTTTAAGTTAAAGGGATGTGGAGAGaggcaaacagacaaagaaactgatgTATGTTGAAGTGTGTGCCTTCTCCCCAGAGGAAACGGGAAGCACCCCGAGATGTACCTGATTGGCCACCCTGTACACTTCCTCCTTCCGGCCACAGTCACAGGTGTAGGCGTGGACCGTCATGGCTCCAGCATCCCAAGCCATCCTGCGCGTCTCCTCGTTGCCTTCCTCATTGATATCCCAGAGAACAAGCACTGATCCCAGGTGGGCAAATTGGACGGCTAAGAGCCTTCCAAGTCCACTCCCCGCACCTGTTATAAGTACGATTTCACCAGCAACATTCTTCAGTGGCTTTGGGATTAAGGCAAAAATCGCAGCCTCCAGAAAAGCAAACATTGCCTTTACTAAGAAAATGGACAGTTCCTTGGCTGTGTTCACGCTGGGCGCCATGTTCTGGCGGACACCTGTAATGAAAGAGAGACTCACGTGAAGACCCAGGGATCCCTTCCCTTTGGGTTTGCTTACTACACAGAGCACGTGGTTTTCTGAAATGGTGGAAGAAACAAAGCAGTGTGATGTCAGCATCTCTCGGTTCAGAGCAGAAGCAGACTCCGAACTTAGAAAGGGATGGGAACCCACAGGGTCTTGTCTTGGCTGACTTGTGCTCAGAGCCCCAAGCTCACTGCACACCCGCGTACCTGCTGAGTGTTACCTGAGACGGAAACGTTCATCAACCAGGAACTGTAACTATGCCCAAATTTAACCCAAAGGAGAAAGCTCACTATTTCTCATAGTTAACCTTTCTTCATAATAATCACACGTCCTGTTGATTGATTTCATGTCAGAGTCTTGACCTCGTTGTGATTTATGACATAACTGCTAcccttctggttttatttttgcctccttttaggtttctgttttctcatctctactgttgttcttcaaaatctgagattcaagaggaaaatgtaaaattctaTTTGTATAACCTACCTGAAGAGGAGCAATTAGACTTGCTAAGGCTTTCCCCACTGATTTGCCATCAGCACAGTGTACCTGCCCTACCCCCTCCAGGCTCTGCAGCCCCTGCGCGATGTCACGTACCACTGGGCCCTGTGATTGTAGGACACAGTGACAGATGGCTGGGCCCTACCCCTGCCTAGCCGTGGAAGCTGGGGCAGGCCACGCAGCCACTTTGGCTCCCAGTCTCTTCACCTTTATGGGTCCTGTGGCCTCGGGTGGTTTTGCAGATGGAATGAGAGTGTCTGTACGTGTGACCACAATACCAGCCCAAAGTAAGCACTTTATGATGTTATCCTGTTTCTCAGACTCATAGTGCTGCGTACAAGAAGGCACTCGATAGGTTTGCTGAACAACTAAAAGGCCTTCCCTTGACAAACTCATACAAGGCTCAATGCTTGTATCCTATCAGTCACTTTAGTGAGAATGAGCTTATAAGATGCTTTACTAACAGCCagctgagaaagaaggaaaggtcTTATTTCCTCCAGGTCAAGAGAAGGGGCCTACTGTGTTGCGGGAGGTAGGGGAGGGGGCTTCCATGAATAAGGTGGCCAATTGAGAGGCGGAGATAAAGGGCAGGAGATGTACTTCATTAAAGAACAGCAGTTCTTCCCTTACTTTGCAGTTTGGCTGAGGAGAGACTAGTTATCACAGATTCACCGAAGCGTGGTTAGACCCTTAGGAAATTGTCCTGACCTAAATTGTTGCTTCTTGGCTGATTCTCCAGGCAAGACTGAGGACCTAAGAGAACATGTGTGTGGTTTAGCCGAGGTCCTGTACTAGCTCCTGCAGGCCAGGTGAGTTCATCATTACGTTTACTGAGCACTGACCCTGCACAGGTCCGATGGTGGGCAGCCTCCCATAATCTCTGCCCCATAATAAGGGTCTAGTAAAGCAAGAAATACATCATTACAGGCTGTAgtattataaagaaaaatggaaggtGCTCTAGAGAGCAGACAGGAGATCTGCTTTAGTTTGGGATCAGAGGAGGAAGCAACAGGAGAGCCTTGTGGGAAACTGACATTTAATTGGATGTGTACATGATGCAGGGTGTGGGGCAGAGAGATCTGGGAGTGGTTTGCTTGGTACAGGAACAGAAGAGTTTGAGTCTTGAGGTAGGTTTGCCCTGTGTCCAGGGCTGTCCAGGCCATAAGAATGCTGGCAGTGGGGGGACATGGATGTTCTGGTCCAACAAGGAGTACTGGGTTTCACTTTGGATGAACAGGCTCTCAGACTCTCTGCCACTTTGCTTGGATTTATTTTCATGGAATAGCTTGTGGATGATTGATTGGGTCACGCAGGCTGTGCAGAACTTGGAAAGAATGTGCCCTGATGGGTGAACAGTCTCGTTTTCAGCACACAGTCAGGGGTGGGTACCAGCAGACCAGAAGGAAGAAGGTCAGACTTCCCACAGGAGTGTGACATCTTGGGCACACTATGCAGGAGGCAGCTGGGGTGCTGCCAACACTCCTTCCATGAGAAAACCCACACCTGGCCATGCATACTGTGATGTAAGTCCACACCAGGAGGACAGAGTTCTGCCTCTCTCCTCAGTGTCTCCAGCACCATGCAGGTGGCTGGAAGTCTCACCACTGACCTGGCTGACATAAAAGTAAGTGCTGGGGGTCCTAGACTTCAGTTTTCTGCTGTCTCAATGCTCACGTGATGCAGCCCACTAATACAACACAAGCCCACTGTTAACCCCTGTCTTGGTAGATGCTTCCTAAGTCCTTAAGAGCTTGGCATCCTGAGGTCCCCTTCATTTGGCGTTCAGGGTGTCTGCTGGGGACCTGCACAGGCGGTGAGATCTAGAGATGAAAGTCTGGATCTGCCACTAACCTCTCTGCATCCCTGTTAAAAATTGTTGCAtctcttgtgcctcagtttcctcctctgactAGCGGGATTCTACTAGCACGTACTGAAATTTATGACACAAGGAAGGTATGGAAATTGAAGGAGGTTAATACAGGTGAAGAATTAAGGAGTATCATATGGTCAGGGCTACTGCATATGGAACTTCTGagcaaatttgggggaaaaaaaaaggccccTGCTGCCCTGGGCATAGCCCTCTCCCAGACGCAGAGGGTGGGGCCAGAGGACTTTGGGCTGGATTTCCACACCTGCCAGGTTACTCATCatctcccctccttttccccacCGTCTCCCC
This window of the Camelus bactrianus isolate YW-2024 breed Bactrian camel chromosome 29, ASM4877302v1, whole genome shotgun sequence genome carries:
- the SDR16C5 gene encoding epidermal retinol dehydrogenase 2 isoform X2, whose product is MAPSVNTAKELSIFLVKAMFAFLEAAIFALIPKPLKNVAGEIVLITGAGSGLGRLLAVQFAHLGSVLVLWDINEEGNEETRRMAWDAGAMTVHAYTCDCGRKEEVYRVANQVKKEVGDVSILINNAGIVTGRKFLDCPDELIEKSFDVNFKAHLWTYKAFLPAMIANDHGHLVCISSSAGLIGTNQLADYCASKFAAFGFAESIFLETLAQKQNGIKTTIVCPFFIKTGMFEGCTTSCPFLLPILEPEYAVRKIVDAILQEKMYLYMPKFIYFMVFLKSFLPFKVGILVAEYLRALHFMDSFTGQKKKD
- the SDR16C5 gene encoding epidermal retinol dehydrogenase 2 isoform X1; translated protein: MAPSVNTAKELSIFLVKAMFAFLEAAIFALIPKPLKNVAGEIVLITGAGSGLGRLLAVQFAHLGSVLVLWDINEEGNEETRRMAWDAGAMTVHAYTCDCGRKEEVYRVANQGSLVSGLCYYHNSLKPQVKKEVGDVSILINNAGIVTGRKFLDCPDELIEKSFDVNFKAHLWTYKAFLPAMIANDHGHLVCISSSAGLIGTNQLADYCASKFAAFGFAESIFLETLAQKQNGIKTTIVCPFFIKTGMFEGCTTSCPFLLPILEPEYAVRKIVDAILQEKMYLYMPKFIYFMVFLKSFLPFKVGILVAEYLRALHFMDSFTGQKKKD
- the SDR16C5 gene encoding epidermal retinol dehydrogenase 2 isoform X3; translated protein: MAPSVNTAKELSIFLVKAMFAFLEAAIFALIPKPLKNVAGEIVLITGAGSGLGRLLAVQFAHLGSVLVLWDINEEGNEETRRMAWDAGAMTVHAYTCDCGRKEEVYRVANQGSLVSGLCYYHNSLKPQVKKEVGDVSILINNAGIVTGRKFLDCPDELIEKSFDVNFKAHLWTYKAFLPAMIANDHGHLVCISSSAGLIGTNQLADYCASKFAAFGFAESIFLETLAQKQNGIKTTIVCPFFIKTGMFEGCTTSFLPFKVGILVAEYLRALHFMDSFTGQKKKD